In one Candidatus Absconditicoccus praedator genomic region, the following are encoded:
- a CDS encoding IS4 family transposase, whose translation MEGINVKQILEIIPDEFIEKLEKNCNINHQVKKMSGKVMFKLLLMGILDGDNLTQRTLASIYNSPEFTQYADKGEQQTRHTTISDRLINMDYKFFEKLFEEISKKFEKVLKIGATKMKVVLKRFDSTLVGISEKLLKFGIKAGSPDERHIKFTVGLKGLLPNKVSVYEEQKASSEDVALGETILQETTSKNQILLFDRGVQKRETYSKLIDKNTNFVSRLRQNTKYQVIRQNKEVEGIKVGNLVLECDEIVKLYGKGGDILEKELRLIKAINQKNEVFLFITNMYNFTAEEITEFYARRWDIEVFFRFIKQEFGFSHFVSRSKNGIMNMLYMTLITSILVIVYKSKNSIKSYKEAKRRFIAELDELILIELAIAIGGDVDLLKKKYLNYYKYS comes from the coding sequence ATGGAAGGAATTAATGTAAAACAGATATTAGAAATAATACCTGATGAATTTATAGAAAAATTAGAAAAAAACTGTAATATAAATCATCAAGTTAAAAAAATGAGTTGAAAGGTAATGTTTAAACTGTTATTAATGTGAATATTAGATTGAGATAATTTAACACAAAGAACATTAGCATCAATATATAACAGTCCTGAATTTACTCAATATGCAGATAAATGAGAACAACAAACAAGACATACAACTATAAGTGATAGACTTATAAACATGGATTATAAATTCTTTGAGAAATTGTTTGAAGAAATAAGTAAAAAGTTTGAAAAAGTATTAAAAATATGAGCAACAAAAATGAAGGTGGTGCTAAAGAGATTTGATTCTACATTAGTTTGAATATCAGAAAAACTACTTAAGTTTTGAATAAAAGCATGAAGTCCAGATGAAAGACATATAAAATTTACAGTCTGATTAAAGTGATTGTTGCCAAATAAAGTTTCAGTTTATGAAGAGCAAAAAGCAAGTAGTGAAGATGTAGCATTATGAGAAACTATTTTACAAGAGACAACATCTAAAAATCAAATATTATTATTTGATAGATGAGTTCAAAAAAGAGAAACTTATTCAAAGCTAATAGATAAAAATACAAATTTTGTAAGTAGATTAAGACAAAATACTAAGTATCAAGTTATAAGACAAAATAAAGAAGTAGAATGAATAAAAGTATGAAATTTAGTGTTAGAATGTGATGAAATAGTAAAATTATATTGAAAATGATGAGATATATTAGAAAAAGAATTAAGATTAATAAAAGCAATAAATCAAAAAAATGAAGTATTTTTATTTATAACAAATATGTATAATTTCACAGCAGAAGAAATAACAGAATTTTATGCAAGGAGATGGGATATAGAAGTATTTTTTAGATTTATAAAACAAGAATTTTGATTTAGTCATTTTGTATCAAGATCAAAGAATTGAATAATGAATATGCTATATATGACACTAATAACATCAATACTTGTAATAGTATATAAATCAAAAAACAGTATAAAATCCTACAAAGAAGCTAAAAGAAGATTTATTGCTGAATTAGATGAATTAATTTTAATTGAGCTAGCAATAGCAATCTGAGGAGATGTTGATCTTCTTAAAAAGAAATATTTAAATTATTATAAATACTCTTAA